Proteins encoded together in one Chitinophaga sp. LS1 window:
- a CDS encoding rhamnogalacturonan acetylesterase yields MYKLLLTVITAVFLMIAAPQKPTLYLIGDSTVKNGKDKGDGELWGWGHFIGDYFDTTKIKVVNRALGGTSSRTYRTKGLWDSVLAKVQPGDYVIMQFGHNDGAPLDDTARARGTIKGIGDEQKEIYNPITQQQEVVHSYGWYLTQMIKEAKAKGAIPVVCSPIPRNVWKDGKVARNNDDYGLWAKQVAEKEGVTFIDLNTLIADVYDKEGETKVAGTYFGTKDHTHTIEAGAKLNAAEVVAGIKGVKKLSLNKFLK; encoded by the coding sequence ATGTACAAACTGTTGTTAACTGTTATCACCGCTGTTTTTTTAATGATCGCCGCGCCGCAAAAGCCCACCTTGTACCTGATAGGAGATAGTACCGTTAAAAACGGGAAAGACAAGGGAGACGGAGAGCTGTGGGGATGGGGGCATTTTATCGGCGACTATTTTGATACCACAAAAATTAAGGTGGTCAATCGAGCCCTGGGAGGTACCAGTAGCCGTACTTACAGAACTAAAGGTCTTTGGGATTCTGTATTGGCAAAAGTACAACCCGGTGATTACGTCATCATGCAATTTGGTCATAACGATGGTGCGCCTTTGGATGATACAGCCCGTGCCAGGGGAACGATCAAAGGTATTGGTGATGAACAAAAGGAGATCTATAATCCTATCACACAGCAGCAGGAAGTGGTGCATAGCTATGGCTGGTACCTGACGCAGATGATCAAAGAAGCGAAGGCAAAGGGTGCTATTCCTGTAGTATGCTCACCCATCCCACGCAATGTATGGAAGGATGGAAAAGTAGCGCGCAATAATGATGATTATGGCTTATGGGCAAAGCAGGTGGCAGAGAAAGAAGGGGTGACTTTTATTGATTTGAATACTTTGATTGCAGATGTATATGACAAGGAAGGTGAGACAAAAGTAGCGGGTACCTATTTTGGGACCAAAGATCATACGCATACCATTGAAGCGGGAGCAAAGCTGAATGCAGCAGAAGTGGTAGCCGGAATAAAAGGAGTAAAAAAGTTGAGCCTGAACAAATTTCTAAAGTAA
- a CDS encoding DUF6250 domain-containing protein: MKQLLILLLFSQMAMGQKIRFTSPLDTTLWKAEIAPKPGSRVYTAKGKLVLDTKGGVTVWLNKELSGNFTIEYKRTVVVDGGPNDRLSDLNMFWMAQHPGFQRHGILEEYDSLQLYYVGMGGNTNSTTRFRKYEGTGERRLIQEYADSAHLLKPNHTYTIRIVVKDGTTSVSVDGVKYFEYADPQPLHKGYFGFRSTWSRQVISDFKIYQ; this comes from the coding sequence ATGAAACAACTACTGATATTATTACTCTTTTCTCAAATGGCCATGGGGCAAAAGATCCGCTTTACATCCCCGTTGGATACTACTTTGTGGAAAGCGGAAATAGCCCCTAAACCAGGCTCCCGTGTATATACAGCAAAGGGTAAACTGGTATTGGATACCAAAGGCGGGGTCACCGTATGGCTGAATAAAGAACTGAGTGGCAACTTCACCATTGAATACAAAAGAACCGTTGTAGTAGACGGTGGTCCGAATGATCGCCTCTCTGATCTGAACATGTTCTGGATGGCACAGCATCCCGGTTTTCAACGCCATGGTATACTGGAAGAATACGACTCCCTGCAATTGTATTATGTAGGCATGGGCGGCAATACCAACAGTACTACCCGGTTTAGGAAATATGAAGGCACCGGCGAAAGAAGATTGATACAGGAATATGCAGACAGCGCACATTTGCTGAAACCCAATCATACTTATACAATCAGGATCGTTGTAAAAGACGGTACGACCAGTGTGTCCGTAGATGGGGTCAAATATTTTGAATACGCTGATCCTCAGCCATTACATAAAGGTTATTTCGGGTTCAGGTCTACCTGGTCCAGACAAGTAATTAGTGATTTTAAAATTTATCAATAA
- a CDS encoding phosphatidylinositol-specific phospholipase C1-like protein, producing the protein MKVAMIALMLGLTAFAFPGEDNLPLNKVQSIGSHNSYKIAIDPKVMEVIRQHAGEGAKGLEYTHISLEQQLDLGLRGLELDVYADSAGGKYLHPFVLEQLGLKPVYNTDVMKEPGFKVFHMQDVDVNSNCPTFKIALEQLKNWSNAHPDHSPVFITMNAKDEISKRPEFTKPEPFTPAVYERLDKEIIDYLGKDKLITPDDIRGKDKTLEAAVLKGHWPTVGQAKGKFIFILDEKDPKMSDYMQGHPSLKGRVLFVNAPAGKPEAAIMIINDAIKDQELIKQMVAKGYIVRTRADADTKEARTNDYTRYKAACESGAQIITTDYYQKSTLFPSDYIVNFGNNEYSRKDIR; encoded by the coding sequence ATGAAAGTAGCCATGATTGCCTTAATGCTGGGCCTTACAGCATTCGCATTTCCCGGGGAGGATAATTTACCGCTGAACAAAGTCCAAAGTATCGGATCCCACAACAGTTATAAGATCGCTATCGATCCAAAAGTAATGGAAGTCATCCGCCAGCATGCCGGCGAGGGTGCCAAAGGACTGGAATATACCCACATTTCACTGGAACAGCAGCTGGACCTCGGTCTGAGAGGCCTTGAGCTGGACGTATACGCGGATAGCGCTGGTGGAAAATACCTGCATCCCTTTGTATTGGAACAATTAGGTTTGAAACCTGTATATAACACTGATGTGATGAAGGAGCCAGGTTTCAAAGTGTTTCATATGCAGGATGTGGATGTGAACAGCAATTGTCCAACCTTTAAAATAGCGCTGGAACAATTGAAGAACTGGTCCAATGCGCATCCGGATCATTCTCCTGTATTTATTACTATGAATGCGAAAGATGAGATCTCCAAACGTCCGGAATTCACCAAACCAGAGCCGTTTACCCCCGCAGTATATGAGCGCCTCGATAAAGAAATTATCGATTATTTAGGAAAAGATAAGCTGATCACACCTGATGATATCCGTGGCAAGGATAAAACACTGGAAGCTGCTGTCCTGAAAGGACATTGGCCTACTGTAGGACAGGCAAAAGGGAAGTTTATTTTTATCCTCGATGAGAAGGATCCCAAAATGTCCGATTATATGCAGGGACATCCTTCACTGAAAGGACGGGTGCTATTTGTAAACGCACCTGCCGGAAAACCGGAAGCGGCGATTATGATCATCAATGATGCAATCAAAGACCAGGAATTAATTAAACAGATGGTCGCTAAAGGATATATCGTTCGCACAAGAGCAGATGCCGATACAAAAGAGGCAAGAACAAATGATTATACAAGATACAAAGCCGCCTGTGAGTCAGGTGCCCAGATTATTACAACTGATTACTACCAAAAGAGTACCTTATTCCCATCCGACTATATCGTGAATTTTGGCAACAACGAGTATAGCCGGAAAGATATCAGATAA
- a CDS encoding response regulator transcription factor, which yields MPNILVVDDQEVVRYGTTLILQKSIEDVHVSEAGSFEDTLKILSSKPFDLVILDIDMPGGNNHQMLDVIRLRHPDIKILIFSSYDEQIFGWRYLEAGADGFLSKKMGIEEIKNATKSLLRDEKYLSPALKQTLLNNITRKKNNINPLDRLSNRESNIMQLLIKGLSVADIADKLSLQVSTVSTYKKRICEKLQVSNIVEMIEKVQLYS from the coding sequence ATGCCTAACATTTTAGTAGTAGACGATCAGGAGGTTGTACGTTATGGAACAACCCTCATTTTGCAAAAATCCATAGAAGATGTTCATGTAAGTGAAGCGGGGAGTTTTGAAGATACGTTGAAAATCTTGTCCTCAAAACCTTTTGACCTTGTTATTCTGGACATCGACATGCCTGGTGGTAATAATCACCAGATGCTGGATGTTATCCGCTTAAGGCATCCTGATATTAAGATCCTCATCTTTAGCAGTTATGACGAACAGATTTTCGGCTGGCGCTACCTCGAAGCTGGTGCGGATGGTTTCCTCTCCAAAAAAATGGGCATAGAAGAAATCAAAAATGCCACAAAGAGCCTGCTCAGAGATGAGAAATACCTAAGCCCTGCACTGAAGCAGACCCTGCTTAATAATATCACCAGGAAGAAAAATAACATCAATCCGCTGGACCGCCTCTCTAACCGGGAAAGCAATATTATGCAACTGCTCATCAAAGGGTTAAGTGTAGCAGATATTGCGGATAAACTGAGTCTGCAGGTATCTACAGTCAGTACCTATAAAAAGCGGATCTGTGAGAAGCTACAGGTGTCGAATATCGTGGAAATGATAGAGAAAGTACAATTGTATTCTTAA
- a CDS encoding sugar phosphate isomerase/epimerase — protein MSSRRIFMQQAGLIAAGLMLNPSDIFSRSRANTVTKIGIQLYTLRDQLTKDVKDTIRKVAKTGYNHVETYYGYGGPKEPAKFWGLDPKALKALLTENKLTTHSGHYQLNDYLTRGNGNDDALKAQLEIAATLGQQYLVVPVPPMNLIASLTGADFQFMASQLNKAGELAKKSGLKVGYHNHFWEFKQLPDVKGTGYDILLKETDPALVVLELDIFWAEKSGIDPVALFKAHPGRFAMWHVKDIDKSAAGKITGPGEDGKGLKDLMSEIKFAEVGTGTVDFKKIFANASEAGVKYAFVEQDQITIDPFVSIKKSYDYVKSNLLVR, from the coding sequence ATGAGCTCTCGGAGAATTTTTATGCAACAAGCCGGCCTGATCGCCGCCGGACTTATGTTGAACCCGTCGGATATCTTCAGCAGAAGTCGTGCAAATACTGTAACTAAGATCGGTATCCAGTTGTACACGCTGCGTGATCAGCTGACCAAAGACGTAAAAGATACTATCCGGAAAGTGGCTAAAACCGGCTACAACCATGTGGAAACCTATTATGGCTATGGCGGGCCAAAAGAACCGGCAAAGTTCTGGGGGCTGGATCCTAAAGCGCTGAAAGCGTTGCTCACAGAGAACAAACTCACTACTCACAGCGGACACTACCAGTTGAATGACTACCTCACCAGGGGCAATGGCAACGACGACGCCCTGAAGGCCCAGCTAGAAATCGCCGCTACCCTTGGTCAGCAGTACCTGGTAGTACCCGTACCGCCCATGAACCTGATCGCCAGCCTGACAGGAGCAGATTTTCAGTTCATGGCTTCCCAGCTGAACAAAGCAGGTGAACTGGCTAAAAAATCCGGTCTCAAAGTCGGCTACCATAACCACTTCTGGGAATTCAAACAACTCCCCGACGTAAAAGGAACAGGTTACGATATCCTGCTCAAAGAAACCGATCCGGCACTGGTGGTACTGGAACTGGACATCTTCTGGGCAGAGAAATCCGGCATAGACCCAGTAGCCCTTTTTAAGGCGCATCCGGGCCGTTTCGCCATGTGGCATGTAAAAGATATCGACAAGTCAGCCGCGGGCAAAATAACCGGTCCTGGTGAAGACGGGAAGGGGTTGAAAGACCTGATGAGTGAAATCAAATTTGCAGAAGTTGGAACGGGCACGGTAGATTTCAAAAAGATCTTTGCCAATGCCAGTGAAGCAGGGGTAAAATATGCATTTGTAGAACAGGATCAGATCACTATCGATCCTTTTGTAAGTATTAAAAAGAGCTACGACTATGTAAAGTCCAACCTTTTAGTACGATAA